The segment GGCTACTATTTTTATACATACAGAACCACTTGTTCCCAGAGCAAGTGGTTTTTTATTTATCTTCCCTGCCATGAACATTGAACAATTCAGAGAGCACTGCCTCAGTAAACCTCAGGTAGAGGAGACTCTTCCTTTTGACCAGGACACATTGGTCTTCAAAGTGGCAGGCAAGATGTTCGCCTTGTGCAGCATGTCACATTACGCTGAAGGAGTGGCCCTGAAATGTGATCCGGAGCGGGCAGTAGACCTAAGAGAACAATACCCAGCTATTCAACCGGGGTACCATATGAACAAAAAGCACTGGAATACCATTTCCCCCGAAGCGTTTCTGCCGATGGGCCTTTTACCAGAATTGATTGACCATTCCTACAACCTGGTGGTTCAGGGATTGCCAAAGAAACTAAGAGGAGAGTTGGGCTTGTAAATAGGTTGAAGAAAGTACCCCTGGGTTTTCTGATGAGCTTTGGAAAACACCAGGTAAAAGCCTCCTGTACTTGAATCTATTCCGATAAGAATACCAGAAGCAAAGTCACAACCCTTTAGGAGAACCGCTTTTGAGTGAGGTTTGATTTTGCAAAACCTATTCGTTTCCGGCTTATCAATCCTGTGAAGATCAGCCCTATCCCTAAAGTGCTTAGCCCGGCAGTGAACCCAGCATCATAGTTGTAGTGCCATTCTACCCGCCAGTCATTCTTTGATTCCAGTGCCTCATAGACTGTCCTGGTTATTTCTTCTCCTGCGGTGCGGTGAAAATACCTGTTGTGGTTAAAATAATAACCTGCTCCTACTGCAACCAGTAAGGCTAGGCCGAGGATGATATTGTACCGTTTCACCATGTAATGAAGATATAAAATATTTCAGCGTATACGTATAGCGAAAGTAAATAAATGGTTCTGGTGGTACCACTTAGCTATAAAACAAAAGCCTGATCTACTAAAGATCAGGCTTTTGTTTTAATTGGTGTTTTAGGCTTATCTCCTTAAAAAGAGCGTTAAAATTTTAGATCACTACGTTGACAATTTTACCGGGCACTACAATTACCTTCTTCACCGGTTTACCTTCTAACAGTTTCTGAACCTGCTCTGATGCCAGTACTTCTTTCTCCACGTCTTCTTTAGACATTTTCAGGTCAAAGGTGAGTTTAGATTTCACTTTGCCGTTAATGGAGATAGGGTAGTCAAAGGTGCTCTCCGTTAAGAATTCCTCTTTCCACTCAGGAAAAGCAGCGTAGGCGATGCTTTCTGTATGGCCAAGGCGGCTCCACAGTTCTTCCGTGATGTGTGGCGCGTAAGGTGCTAGCACAATGGTAAGCGGCTCCAGAATGGCGCGTTTTTTGGTTTTAAGAGCAGTTAACTCGTTCACGCAGATCATGAACTGGCTCACGCTGGTCCCGAAGGAGAAGCGCTCAACGTCTTCCTCTATCTTCTTGATGGTCTTGTGCAAAGACTTCAACTCAGCCGGAGTAGGTTGCTCGTCTGTCAAAGCCAGATTTCCCTGCTCGTCAAAAAACAACTTCCAGAAGCGGCGCAGGAACTTGTACACGCCGTCCATGCCGTTGGTGTTCCAGGGCTTGAACTGCTCTAAAGGTCCTAAAAACATTTCGTACATGCGCAGGGTATCGGCACCGTATTCTTCTACCAGCACATCTGGGTTCACCACGTTGTGCTTGGATTTAGACATCTTCTCAATTTCAACCCCCACCACGTATTTACCGTCTTCCAGTATGAACTCGGCATCAGCAAAGTCAGGTCTCCAGGCTTTGAATTTCTCCAGATCCAGCACATCATTCTCTACAATGTTTACGTCAACGTGCAGCGCTGTAACCTCGTGTTGGTCTTTCAGGCCATGGGAGACAAAGGTGTTGGAATCTTTGATGCGATACACAAAGTTTGACCGGCCCTGGATCATGCCCTGATTTATGAGTTTCTTGAACGGCTCTTCCTGGTTCACCAACCCGAGGTCAAAAAG is part of the Rufibacter tibetensis genome and harbors:
- a CDS encoding MmcQ/YjbR family DNA-binding protein is translated as MNIEQFREHCLSKPQVEETLPFDQDTLVFKVAGKMFALCSMSHYAEGVALKCDPERAVDLREQYPAIQPGYHMNKKHWNTISPEAFLPMGLLPELIDHSYNLVVQGLPKKLRGELGL